A genomic segment from Triticum dicoccoides isolate Atlit2015 ecotype Zavitan chromosome 1A, WEW_v2.0, whole genome shotgun sequence encodes:
- the LOC119280940 gene encoding tubby-like F-box protein 8 has translation MSFRSIVRDVRDGFGSLSRRSFEVTISGLSGLTGHHRGKCQSTVHELRDADLIVQESRWASLPPELLSDVIRRLEASESTWPSRKHVVSCAAVCKAWRDMCREIVTSPEFCGKLTFPVSLKQPGPRDGMIQCFIKRDKSKSTYHLYLCLTNAVLVENGKFLLSAKRIRRTTCTEYVISMDAENISRSSSTYIGKLRSNFLGTKFIVYDTQPPYNGALVPPVGRSSRRFNSKKVSPKVPSGSYNIAQVSYELNVLGTRGPRRMNCIMHSIPASSVEPGGIVPGQPDQIMPRALEDSFRSMSSFSKSSIMDRSTDFSSSRYFSSSRFLSDIAGGAAISRDEDGENKERPLVLRNKVPRWHEQLQCWCLNFRGRVTIASVKNFQLIAAPSQPPPPATGAGAGAPAPAPSQPAPAPEQDKIILQFGKVSKDMFTMDYRYPLSAFQAFAMCLSSFDTKLACE, from the exons ATGTCGTTCCGCAGCATAGTTCGTGATGTCAGGGACGGTTTCGGCAGCCTGTCGAGGCGGAGCTTCGAGGTGACCATCTCCGGCCTGTCCGGCCTCACCGGGCACCACAGGGGCAAGTGCCAGAGCACGGTGCACGAGCTCCGCGACGCCGATCTCATAGTCCAGGAGAGCCGCTGGGCCAGCCTCCCTCCCGAGCTCCTCAGCGACGTGATCCGGAGGCTGGAGGCAAGCGAGAGCACCTGGCCGTCGCGCAAGCATGTGGTGTCCTGCGCCGCCGTTTGCAAGGCGTGGAGGGACATGTGCAGGGAGATTGTGACGAGCCCGGAGTTTTGCGGAAAGCTCACCTTCCCCGTCTCTCTGAAGCAG CCTGGCCCTCGAGATGGAATGATTCAATGTTTTATAAAGCGAGATAAATCAAAGTCTACTTATCATCTCTACTTGTGCCTGACTAATG CGGTACTTGTGGAGAATGGCAAGTTCCTCTTGTCTGCTAAAAGGATCCGCAGGACAACCTGCACCGAATATGTTATCTCAATGGATGCTGAAAACATCTCAAGATCAAGCAGCACCTACATTGGAAAACTGAG GTCAAACTTCCTCGGCACAAAATTCATAGTATATGACACGCAGCCCCCCTACAATGGGGCTTTAgttcctccggttggacggagtagCCGGAGATTCAACTCTAAGAAAGTGTCTCCCAAGGTGCCATCCGGCAGCTACAACATAGCTCAGGTGTCTTACGAGCTAAATGTTCTTGGCACGAGGGGCCCTAGGCGGATGAACTGCATCATGCACTCCATACCGGCCTCATCGGTCGAGCCCGGCGGCATAGTCCCTGGGCAGCCTGACCAGATCATGCCCCGGGCTCTAGAGGACTCGTTTCGCAGCATGAGCTCCTTCTCCAAGTCATCCATCATGGACCGGTCCACGGATTTCAGCAGCTCCCGTTACTTCAGCAGTTCCCGGTTTCTGTCCGACATTGCCGGAGGCGCCGCCATAAGCCGTGACGAAGACGGAGAGAACAAGGAGAGGCCGCTGGTGCTCCGCAACAAGGTTCCGAGGTGGCACGAGCAGCTGCAGTGCTGGTGCCTCAACTTCCGCGGCCGCGTGACCATCGCCTCGGTGAAGAACTTCCAGCTGATCGCGGCGCCGAGCCAGCCCCCGCCCCCCGccacgggggcgggggcgggggcgccgGCCCCGGCCCCGTCGCAGCCCGCCCCGGCGCCGGAGCAGGACAAGATCATCCTGCAGTTCGGCAAGGTGTCCAAGGACATGTTCACCATGGACTACCGCTACCCGCTGTCGGCGTTCCAGGCCTTCGCAATGTGCCTGAGCAGCTTCGACACGAAACTGGCCTGTGAATAA